In Aeromicrobium wangtongii, the DNA window GCCCACGAGCTGCCCGGCCAGCATCGAGTACGAGCCGAAGTCGTAGGCGCCGTGACGAATCGCCCACGCCCCTGCGGCGACGCCGTCCAGCTTGGCCAGCTCGGATGCGGGCAGGTAGCCGTCGAACAGGTAGAACACGTCGCCGTGGCGGCCGAGCTCGGTGATCAGGTCGATGACGGTCGGATCGATCACGCCGTCGGCGTCGAAGCCCGCGACCAGACAGGCCCGCCGCACGGGGCGGTCAGATGGCAGGCGGTGGCCGGGACGGGCCTCGGTGGTCGCCGGTCGCGTGGACAGCCCCTGATCGCGACCGACCAGGGCGTAGTGCACGAGCGGGTTGACGCTCGCCTCGGCCGGGTCGAGGTGCGTGACCCAGTACCACCACACGTCGAAGTCCTCGTTGGGCTTGCGCAGGTCCAGCCAGCCCTCGCGGCAGAAGTGCTCGACGGGATCGAGCCCCTGGTCGAGCACGCCGGGGACCGTGGTGGCGTAGTACGGCAGGTCGACGAGATCGGCCACCAGCTCCATCTCCCGGCGGAGCCGTTGCTCGGCCGGCAGCCGCAGCAGCTCGTCGAGGGAGATGTGTCGATCGGCCGGACGCGCCGTCACGACGCCGTACCGGGATGGTTCGCGTGGAAGTGCACCACGGGGTTCATCCCTGCCGGCAGATCGGGGTGCTGCGCGCGGTACCTGGCGGTGCTGAACGCCGGCCCGGGGTCCTTGTCCTCGCTCGCCCCCTTGCGCAGGTAGTGCAGCGCGGGACTGAGCCCGGACGAGACGACCTCGGGGTAGCGCCGCAGGTACCAGGGGCCGTTCATGAGCTTCGACGACCGCAGGACCGCGAGGTCGGCGTCCTCCTGGGGCCTGGGCAGCGTGGAGAGCAGACGCCGCTTCACCCAGCCGCGAGGCCCGGCGACGGACTCGGCGCGGTCGAGGTGCTTGGCGAGTCGCGTCGAGATCTGGCGCAGGCTCTCGGCTGCTCGCGCGTCCGCCGAGCCGGCCTCGGCCGCGTCCTCCTGCTGGCGCCGGACCTGCGCGAGCTCGCGCTGGCACAGGGCAAGCTGCTCCTGGAGCTTGATGATCTGCGACTCCCCGTCGGTCGACATCTCAGGACATGCCCCTCTAGGTTGACTCTCCGGGTCCGCGCTCGGGTCATCCGGCCGGCCCCATCGTACAGCGAGGCCCGCGATCGGGGCGGCGCCGAACTCAGGTACCCGGTCGTCCGATGTGGCAGTACATGTCCGCGACCCGCTGCGGCTGCGCGCGGACGGCACGGACCAAGATCTTGCGGGCCCCGGCATCGGAGGCGGGGACGCAGGCCAGGGTGACGTCGAGGCGGTCGAGAGCGTCCCTGACCGCGCGAGCGGGGACCCGCGCCCCCTTCGTGAACCGGAGCAGGAGCTCGCGGTCGGCGCGGTCCTGCTCCGGGACGTCGAGGTTCGGCAGGTAGGCGCTCCGCGGGACGACGGGGTACGGCGCGCTGGTGGAGATCGCCAGGATCTCCATCTGGGCCGGGGGCAGGAGCCAGCGCCCCGGCGGCACCTGCAGCTTCTGCGCGGCCCGGACATCGGCCAGCGCCCCTTGATCGACCTTCCAGGTGGGCCGGTCCGTCAGCGCTGCCCCGGCGCCCTTCCACAGCCACGTCCCGGCGGCCAGGGGAACGACCAGCACCACCGCGATGACCGCCACGCTCGCGGCTGCGCCTGCACCGACCAGCCAAGCCGGGGTCCGCAGGCGGGAGTGCTCGGAACGCAGCCGCGGCACTGGCAGCGACACCAGGAGACCGACCAGCACCCACGTCGGCATCGTGATCGCCAGCCGCCACGCGACCGCACCCGCTCCCGTCGCAGCGTCCGCCAGGTCGGCCACCCCGGGCAGGAGGGCCACCATGGTGGCCAGCGCGCCGCAGGACAGCAGGACACCGGTGGATCCGGGCGCCAGCCAGCCGGCCAGCAACAGGGCGACCAGGCCCAGCGCGGCCATGGCCGCAGCAGAGCCGAAGGCCAGCGCGAAGATCCCCTCCGGGGGGATCACGCTGCCCTCCCCGCCGCCGATCTGCGCCGGCCCGAACGTCTGGACCAGCCCGTTGGCCAGCGGAGCAGCCAGGAACACGGCGGCGCCGAGCGCGAGCGAGCGCGACCGGAGCAGCGCGGCCGCCACCAGGGCGGAGCCGGCGATCAGCGGGGACACCAGTGCCGAGGTGGTCGTCAGGCCCACGAATGCCACGCCTGCGGCACCCAGCATGACCAGGTCCGCGCGACGGGCCCGCTCGATCGTACGGCTGAGGAACATCCACACGAGCGGGATCACGATGGCGTAGGCGGTCACCTTGCCCTGCCAGATCCGGCCCAGCGAGTAGTTGCCGACGATGCTGGCGGCACTGGCGAGCAGGAAGAGCATCGATGCCGTCATGACCAGCGCCGGGCGGCGCGGGGCCCAGGCCCGCACGAGCCGCCACGTCGTCCACCCGGCCATCGCTCCCAGCACCGGCACGGCGAGCAGGTAGCACAGCGTTGCGGCCTGGATGCCGAGCGCGTGGGCGAGGACGCCCTGCAGGGCCTCCACCGACGGCGTCATCACACCGCCGTCGAGAGCGGGTGGCAGCGTGTTGGCGCTGAACATCGTGTCGTTGGTGGCCGCCGTGCCGTGCTCGGCCACCCAGGCCGCCCGGTTGACGTAGAAGACGTCGTCCGCGTCGGGTCGCAGCAGGAACAGCCCGAGCAGTCCGAATCCAGCACTGGCGGCGAGGGCCAGCAGGTGAGTCACCTGACTCACCTGCTGCGCGGGGGTGGCATCTGGCGCCGGTGACGCGCCTGCGCGCCACACCAGCGGCAGCAGCTGGACCAGCAGCAGGACGATCGCCGTCGCGGCGATCGGCCAGACGCTGCCCTGGCCGCGGCGCAGCACCAGGACGATCACGGCAGCCACCAGCACCGCCTGCACCGCCTGCCCGGGCAGCCCGGGCCGCGCACGGGGCGGTGCGGTCTGCTGTGGGCTGTCGGCGACGACCGCCGTTGCCCGCATCGCGTGCGCCCCGGCAGCGGTCGCGAGGCAGGCCGCGAGCACGATCCACGGCCATCCGG includes these proteins:
- a CDS encoding DUF6077 domain-containing protein, whose product is MSTRPPVRDRPAWPGFLDGAGDGLVLAFAAWTVFYELALAFQFSMGWAGWPWIVLAACLATAAGAHAMRATAVVADSPQQTAPPRARPGLPGQAVQAVLVAAVIVLVLRRGQGSVWPIAATAIVLLLVQLLPLVWRAGASPAPDATPAQQVSQVTHLLALAASAGFGLLGLFLLRPDADDVFYVNRAAWVAEHGTAATNDTMFSANTLPPALDGGVMTPSVEALQGVLAHALGIQAATLCYLLAVPVLGAMAGWTTWRLVRAWAPRRPALVMTASMLFLLASAASIVGNYSLGRIWQGKVTAYAIVIPLVWMFLSRTIERARRADLVMLGAAGVAFVGLTTTSALVSPLIAGSALVAAALLRSRSLALGAAVFLAAPLANGLVQTFGPAQIGGGEGSVIPPEGIFALAFGSAAAMAALGLVALLLAGWLAPGSTGVLLSCGALATMVALLPGVADLADAATGAGAVAWRLAITMPTWVLVGLLVSLPVPRLRSEHSRLRTPAWLVGAGAAASVAVIAVVLVVPLAAGTWLWKGAGAALTDRPTWKVDQGALADVRAAQKLQVPPGRWLLPPAQMEILAISTSAPYPVVPRSAYLPNLDVPEQDRADRELLLRFTKGARVPARAVRDALDRLDVTLACVPASDAGARKILVRAVRAQPQRVADMYCHIGRPGT